In Candidatus Acidiferrales bacterium, the sequence CTCCAAACTACCGGGCGAACACTTTCCCAATGAGTATCCAGTCCCCCCGCAAAAAGGATGAACGCGAGCGCCATCACCCCCATAGACTGAGCCAGCCGCGGATCGTCAAAGTAAATGCCGCCCGGGCCGTCAGACCCGGCAAGCATTCCAATCAAGAGAAACAAGAGCAGAGCAGGAATACCGAGCCTGGTGGACGCCTTACTGGCGAGCACACTCAGAAGCAAAAGAACAGATGCTCCCACGAGTATGTATTCCATCGGGACCATAGTCGAACTCTTGTGTCTTCCTGCGACGCTTGGCGCTCCGGTGCAGATATAAAGGTCTGCTAGAGCTGTGTCAACGCGATCCTATTCTCTCCCGTGGAGACTCTTATTTCGAGGTGACCTGGCGAACGATACGCCCGCAGCCTGAGCTAGGCAACTTCGCGAGCAAGAATGCACTGGCGCGAAGTTGCTGGCCCGTCCGCGATAGCCTCCTACAGAAGCGGTCAGGCGCGGTAAAGGTGGTAGAGCATGATATAGACGATCACTCCGGTGACGGAAACGTAGAGCCAGAGGGGCAACGTCCAGCGGGCGATGCGAACGTGTTTGTCGAACCTGCCTTTCAAGGCGCGACGCAGGGTGATGAGCGCCAGCGGTATGATCGAAACAGCCAGAACCGTGTGCGAAATAAGAATCGAGAAATAGACCGGCCGAATCCATCCCTCTCCCGTGAACCGCACCGAGCCAACGTGGTAGTGATACGTCAGATAGGAAATCAGGAAAAGCGATGCGACGGCCAAGGCCGACACCATGCAAATCTTGTGGGCGGTCACCCTCTTTCGCCGAATGAACAAGTAACCAGCCGTCAGCAGAAGCGCACTCGTGGCATTCAGGCTGGCGTTCAAATGGGGCAGGATGCCGTACCATGCCTCATGGGGAGGGGAAGAAGCAATCATCACGACTGTTTTTCCCGGTAGTGTCCCGATTTCTGCGGAAATGTAGGTAGCACATCTTCCCCTGAGAAGCCATCGGTTTCCCTTTCTTATTCCGCACGGCCACGGCGCGAATGAACAGAAGGTGGCCTGTCGCTGGCCCCATGACTACGTCGAAGCCAGCCCCAAACCGTGAATTACGGAGAGAAGGCCAACCGGACTGGGAACAACCCACAGCTACAACTGAGTGAAGCGACGCAGCTTGCCGGCCACCATGGCATTGCTGGACGATGCTAGGACGATAGCGATTCTCAACATGGCGCACTGCTCCTTTTCCCGGACGCCCCCCGCACGGCGGGTCGGTCCGGGTTTTTCCTCGGATACGTTCCAGGAGAATAGCCTTTCCGAGTTTTCAGAAATCCGTACGGCATCCTTTTCCCGGAGCAAAGTTTCTACGTCTTTCCTGTCGCACCTCAGATGGCGCGCTGACGCGCCACCCGAAACGCTATCCCGATCATAAAGACACCGAACAAAGCGGTGACTCCCAGCGACAGTGCCAGAGAAGAGACACCGCCCTCGGCGGCCTGAACAGGAAGGTAAAGCACCTGGCGCAGAGCGGCCGTCCCATAAGTGAGCGGGTTCGCTTTCATGATCCAGCGAACCCAACCGAAAGCTCCCGAGGCAGGAAACAGGGCTCCCGACAATAACCACATGGGGATGAGAAACAGGTTCACGATGGCGTGAAATCCTTGCACCGAATCCATGCGCCAGGCGACGACAAACCCCAGCCCCGTCAGGCCGAGGGCAATGAGAAAAAGAATGGCTACAAGAAAGAGGATTTGCAGCGGATACAGGGAGATTCCAACCACGGGCGCGAGCAGGAGAAAGACAATCGCCTGGAGGACGGCCAGGGTCGTGCCGCCCAGGACTTTCCCAAGCACCAGGGTTGACCGGGAGATGGGGGCCACCAAAACCGAAAGCAGAAAACCTTCTCGGCGGTCTTCAATGACTGACATCATGCAAAAAATGGAGGTGAAGAGAAGGATAAGGACGAGCGTCCCGGGGAAAAAATACTCCAGATAACCGATTCCCCCGGCCTGACCGGATGCGAGGATACCCCTGGAGGAGGCGTCGGCGGTCGAGGGCGCGCGGAACGATGTCCCCAACCCCGATCCGATGAGAAGCCAAAAGACAAGGGGCGATCCGACGACGCCGATAACGCGGCTCCGCTGCCGATAAAAGCGCAGCAGCTCGCGCCACCAGAGGGTTCCCAGTGGAAGCAAAAAGCTGGAGCCGCTTTCTTCCATGGACATTCCTACTTTGTTCCCCCTTGACCCATCGTCTGCTTATCCTCGGGGCGATCTTTAAGCCTACGCATCTTGACGACATCTAGCAAGCGACCCTGGCGCAGCACCCCGACCAGGTTCAACGAAAAGATCAGACCAACGAGCAAGCAAATGGCGGTCAACAAAATGCCATCCATCCCCCGCATCGAGCCGGTGAAAATGACCCAGACCAAGCCCGCCAAACAAGCTACCACGACCAACAGCGAAAAGGCCGCCAAGAGAATCATCTGCAACATGGAGCTATTCTCCTTGCGCAACGTGGCATCACGAAAGCAACTGGCACTGGCATGGAGCCCGACCGTTCGAGCAGCGGGCCAGACGAGCGGCGCATCGAGAGGACTGCCTGAGCCCAGCCGCTCGATTGTTTGACTCGCCGGAGGGCCTGACTGCGTCCTGAGTCTGCCCACCAGTTCATAGCCCTGAAGAGGCTGAAATGGAAAAAACCTAGGCAACAAGCCGGGTGCAGAAAGGACAGAAGTTTCAGGGGCGAACCCGAACCTGATGGCGCGGAGGGAGCGATCGATGGCGCGATTCAACAAAAAGGACGTGATTGAAGCCCTGAAGTTAGAGATGGACATCATCGCTGGCGGCGGCTACGGGCGCTCCGTCCGGACACCCTGCGAGGGCACGTCGCCGGTCCAAGGCGCGCACCCAGCTGGGCGTTTTGACTCACGCCACGCGTTGTGAGTTTCTCCTAGAGTGCACTAACTTACTTCCTCTCAATAAGTTGGTAATGGCTACTAAATTGCCTAATCGAGAGATGTAGTATCCTCCCTCGTCGCTGGTCGATCTAACCTGGGTTGCCGAAGGAGGGAAGCAGCCATGGCGACCGACCTCACAGATTATAGAGCAACTGAAGCTAGAAAGGGATATGCCCGAAGACGGCGGATACGGCCACTCGGTCCGGCCACCGTTGTTGCACGAAGTGGGCCTGTACAGCAACGGGTCTCCTGGGGCCTGAACTTTGTCTTTTCCCTTGAAACCCATCGCGCGGTAGAAAAGCACTGCGGCATCCGGTTTTGCCCCGGATGCATGGTTGGGAGGCACAGGCAGATCCGAGTAACCGAGCTCCGCGCCCGGACCCGGAGGCCGTTGGGATGGGGCCTGCACTTACTCTGCCATCGTTTTTTGACCAGGATTAACCAATGCAGGGATTCAGCATGAAGAAGAATCAATATGCCGTGCTATCTGTCATTGCCGTCCTCATCATGGGTGGCGCGATCATTTGGTGGATTTGGAGAGGAAGGAAGGCCGCCGGGGAAGTTTCTCGGGGGCAGGTGATTTACGATGAATACTGTGCCGTTTGCCACGGAGTGAAAGGAGATGGGAGAGGTGAAGGTGCCTATCTCCTTCTGCCAAAGCCCAGGAATTTTCGGGCGGGAAAATTCAGATTGGTCAGCTCACAAAACCTCGAGCCGACCAGAGAGGATTTGTTCCGAACGATCACCCGCGGGATGCCCGACACGCCGATGCCCTCGTGGGGCGATCTGTCGGAGAGCGACCGTTGGGACGTAGTGGACTACATCCTCAAGCTCAACCGGGAAGGGTGGGTTGAGATCGCCATGCGCTCGGGCGACACACGCAAGGCTGCCGAGAAGTACGCTGCCGAGATGGTTCAACCTGGAGATCCGATTCCGATCCCGCCCGAACCGCCCGTGACCCGGGAAGGGCTGGAGCAAGGTCGGAAATACTACAAGACGGCCTGTGCCCAGTGCCATGGCGCGAACGGGGAAGGCAAGCGTGACCCCACTTGGCGGACCGCCGAAGGCTTTTCCACCTGGTCGCGCAACTTCAAACGCGGCGTGTTCAAGGGAGGGCGTGAGGGGAAGCAGCTCTACCTGAGGTTCTCGGCTGGAGTGCCAGGCACACCGATGCCCAGCTCGAAACTTCCTGGAGAGCAAGTCTGGCAGGTTGTCCATTACGTCCAGAGCCTGTCCGATCCGGCGGCTCAGGAACGAGCTCAAATCCGAGCCCAGGAAATTGAGGTCAGACGACTCCAGCGCCTGCCCTCCGATCCGGATGATGGTGTCTGGGCGACGGTGGCCGAAGTTCGTGTGCCGTTGATGCCGCTCTGGTGGCACGACGGTCATGTTGATGCGGTCCGAGTGAAGGCCGTTCACGATGGTCACCGCTTGGCATTCCTCTTCGAGTGGAATGACAGCACGCAGAATGTGGAGGGAATTCGGCAGCGAAGTTTTCCCGACGGGGCCGCGGTTCAGTTGACGGCGAACGCTTCTCCACCCTTGTTTGCCATGGGAGCGCCAGGCAAGGCAGTCAACATCTGGCACTGGAAAGCGCTCTGGGATGAGGACCGGAAGAATTTTCAGGACGTTGGCACAATTTTTCCTCGAATGGCCGCTGACGGTTACTACGGTTCGCAAAAAGGCTGGCAGTCTGAGCCCATGCAAGATACCACCTTCCGGCCAGCGGATGCGGCGCATAACCTGATCGCTTCGCCCCACCGAACGAGCGTTGTCGAGAATGGCAACGCCGTTGGCTTGGGGACGTTTGCCTCCCGGGCCGCCGAAAAGCAAAACGTACAGGGCGTGTCCCGCTGGAAGGATGGGGTATGGCGTCTGGAGTTGCTGCGAAATATCCAAGCATCTGGTGCTGAGGACATCCCGCTTCGTCCCGGGCAGAGAGTCTCTGTCGCCTTCGCAATCTGGGACGGAAGCGCTGGTGATCGCAATGGTCAGAAGAGCGTCAGCATCTGGAACACCCTGACGCTGAAATAGGAATTGGGAATTCCCAGGGCTTGGTAGTCACGGATTGGAGACCAGAAATGGACTCAATCGGAAATCGGAAATCGCAAATCGGAATTGGAAGCACGGCCCCGGCGGGCGACAGTGACGCGAATTTGAACAGACGCCAAACGAGTCGGCGGGATTTCTTGAAGGGATTGGGCGCGGCCGGGGCCACAGCAGCGCTCGCCCTATGGTCGCTCGAATCGTGTACTCGCGGTCCTGGGCTAGAGGCGATCAAGAACCCCCTGAGTTACTACCCCAACCGCGATTGGGAGAAGATCTACCGCGACCAGTACCGCTTCGACCGGACTTTCACCTGGGTCTGCGCGCCCAACGATACGCATATGTGCAGGATCCGGTCATTCGTGCGCAACGGCGTCATCATCCGCAGCGAGCAAAACTACGATTACCAGAACTACACCGACCTCTACGGCAATCGAGCTTTCATTGGATGGAATCCCAGAGGGTGCTTGAAGGGATATACGTTTCACCGTCGCGTGTATGGGCCGTACCGACTCAAAGGTCCAGTGATACGCAAAGGCTGGAAAGAGTGGGCTGACAATGGGTTTCCTTCGCTCTCGGACCATCCCGAACTGCGCCGCAAATATCGCTTCGACGATCGGGGAAATGATACGTTCGTCCGGGTGTCCTGGGACGAAGCGGCGCGATATGCCGCTATGGGCTTGAAGGCTATCGCCGAGACCTACAGTGGCGACGCGGGCGGGGAACGGTTCAAGAAGGACGGATACCTGCAGGAGATGCTCGAGCACTGGCACGGTGCCGGGACGCGCACTATGAAGATCGGCTCCTCGCTTCCGGTCCACGGGATTGTCGGGAAATTCGGTCTGTTCCGCTTCGGCAACATGATGGCCTTGCTGGACCACCACGTCCGGGGCGTGCCACCGGAGCGGGCCCAGGGCGCGCGCGAATGGACCGAGTATACGTGGCGGGGCGATCAAGCTCCGGGCCAACCCTTTGTTCATGGGCTTCAAACCTCAGATTGCGACTTGAACGACATGCGCCACACCCGGCTCCACATTCAGGTCGGCAAGAACATGATCGAAAATAAAATGCCCGATTCGCACTGGATGACTGAGGTCATCGAGCGAGGGGGAAAGATCGTCAACATTGCCCCCGAGTACAATTGCCCGGCCACCAAATCGAACTACTGGATTCCTGTTCGACCCGGGCTGTCGGACACGGCAATCTTTCTCTACTTGGCCAAGTACCTGATCGAGCAAGAGCTTTACGATGCCGATTTCGTGCGGCGCTTCACTGACTTTCCCGTGCTGGTGCGAACCGATACTCTCAAGCACCTCAAACCGGAGGACGTATTTGAGAACTACCAGATGCCCGACATATCCGATGGCCCCAGTTACCGCATTCAGGGACTGACCGATGAACAACGGCGACGAGTTGGCGATTTCGTAGTCTACGACGAGAAGTCGGGCACCCCCAAGGCCATCACCCGCGATGATGTGGGCGATCGACTCAAGGAGAAGGCAATCGTTCCGGCGCTGGATTGGAAAGGCACGATCACGACCACGGACGGGAAAAAAGTGGAAGTGATGACCACGTTGTCGCTCTACCGCATTCATCTTCAGGACTACGACTTGGATACGGTTGCCGAGATCACCGAATCGGACAAGAAGCTGATCCAGCAGTTGGCGCATGACGTGGCCACTATTAAGCCGGCGGCGATCCACCACGGAGAGGGGATCAACCATTATTTCCATGCCACACTGCACAACCGTGCGGTCCATCTTCCCCTCATGCTGACGGGAAACATCGGCAAGCATGGCGCCGGCGTCTATACCTGGGCGGGGAATTACAAGGGCGCGGTGTTCCAGGGTTCCCCGTGGTCGGGTCCGGGAGCCAGCGCCTACGTGGCGGAAGACCCGTTCAACCCGGTGCTCGATCCCAAAGCGAGAATCACTCACGAACACATCCGGCACACCATGCGCGGTGAGGAGGTCGGGTATTGGGGGGCTGGCGACCGTCCGCTGATTGTGGACACGCCCAAGGGACGGAAGGTCTTCACCGGCAAGACCCACATGCCCACCCCCACGAAACTCATCTGGTACAACAACGCCAACCTGCTCAATCAAGCCAAATGGATTTACCACCTCATCAACAGCGTCAACCCCAAGGTTGACATGATTGTGGATCAACAGATCGAGTGGACCGGCTCGGCGGAATATGCCGACCTGGTCTTGCCGGTGAATTCCTGGATTGAGGCCCAAACGCTGGAAGCGGGGAGTTCCTGCTCGAACCCATTTCTGCAATTGTGGGGCGGCAAGAGGTACCGAGCAACCCGGGCCATCGCCCCCTTGTACGATTCGGTTGATGATGGCATGGTCTTTGCCAAGGTCGCGGAAAAGTTAACCGAGTTGACGGGTGATAAACGCTTTGGGGATCACTGGCATTTCGTCCTCAGCGGCGAAACGGAGGTTTACCTGGACCGCGTGTTTGCCTCCTCTACCACCACCCGGACGAAAGATGGTCGAAAATACACGGCTAAGGAGATCCTGGAAGGAGCTTACGGAAACGAACCTGGCTCTGTCCTCATGCTTTATCGGACCTATCCCCGCGTGCCCTTCTTCGAACAGGTTCACGATTCGCTGCCCTTTTACACGGACACCGGCCGAATGAACTCCTACTGTGACATCCCGGAGGCGATCGAATACGGTGAGAATTTCATCGTCCACCGTGAAGGTCCTGAAGCGACCCCCTATCTGCCGAACGTGATTGTTTCGTCGAACCCCTACATCCGACCCCAGGATTACGGCATCTCGCTACGCGCTATGGACGCCGACCTGAGACAAATCCGCAACGTCAAAATGCCCTGGCGCCGGGTGAAGCAGACGAAGAATCCCCTCTGGGAGCGAGGATTTCGCCTCTTCTGCTCCACGCCCAAGAGTCGTCATTCTGTCCATTCTTCCTGGAGCGTAGTGGACTGGAATTGGATCTGGTCTGATAATTTCGGCGACCCCTTTCGAAAAGATAAACGCGCGCCGGGCGTCGCCGACCGACAAATTCAGATCAACCCGCTGACGGCAAAAGAGCTTGGGATTGAAGACGGCGACTACGTTTACGTGGATGCCAACCCGACGGATCGGCCATTTGTGGGGTGGCAGAAGAACCCAGTGCGCTACAGGGCGTTTCGCTGCATGGTCCGGGTGAAATACAATCCGGGCTTGCCTCGGAATTTCACTATTATGAAGCATACAGGCTGGATGGCCACCGAGCGAACGGTGAGAGCCCACGAGTCGCGCCCGGACGGTCGGGCGCTGGCTGAGGATACTGGCTACCAGGCGAGCTATCGCTATGGCAGCCACCAGTCTATCACCCGGGCTTGGATGATGCCCATGCATCAGACGGACAACCTGTTTCACAAGCAGACCGGTGCCATGGCATTCGTCTTTGGTTTCGCCATCGACAATCATGCGATCAACAGCGTCCCCAAGGAAACGCTGATACGGATCACGAAGGCCCAAGATGGTGGCCTGGGCGGCAAAGGAATCTGGACGCCCGCGACCACCGGCTTTTCTCCCGGGAATGAGAGCGCCGATGGCCAACAGTACCTGCAAGGGGGGTTTATTCGGGTGAAATCGTAAAACTGGCAATCAGGAACTAGACGCCAGAAACTGGGAAGTGCAAGATGACCACCGAATTGAAAAGCCCACACGGCCGAGACAAGCAGTCAGAAGCTGACGACCCGATGGAGTTGGTGATGACTCGGGTTCTGGGCGGCAACCCCGAGATTATGGCCACGTGCATCGTTGAGGAGTACGCTCGAATGGACATGGGCGAAGAGGAGATTCTGGCCCTCTTCAGCGAGCCCTTCTATCAAACGCATACCCTTTACCGAGAGCGTGGGGAAGCCTGGGTTCGCGACCTGATACGGAGAGTCCTCAGTCGGACCGCTCGAATGCGCGTCTCGGTGAAGGTTTTTCCTCAAACGGGGGGCTGCGATGCCTAAAGTCTACAACTGGCAACTGGGCCGGGAGATGCTGTACCCCTATGAGAAGAGCCATCCCAATCGGCAGTTTGCTTTCGTGTTTAACATCAATCGCTGCATCGGATGTCAAACCTGCACGATGGCCTGCAAGTCCACCTGGACTTTCTCGCGGGGACAGGAGCACATGTGGTGGAACAACGTGGAAACCAAGCCCTACGGTGGGTACCCGCATTTCTGGGACCAGAAGATTCTCGCCCTGTTGGAGCGGGTCAATCCCGGAGGTCAGGTATGGAACGTCGGCAAGAAGAATGGCGAGCAAGCTCCGTATGGCGTTTTCGAGGGGAAAACGATCTTCGAGGCGATATCTGAAGAACAGAACCAGGAAGCGGAAACGTTTCAAGAAACTTCCGGGCGCGTGCTGGGCTATCTTCCCAGCGACGAGGAATGGGATGCGCCTAACATTTATGAGGACACGGCCCGGAGACCTGAGAACCAGCACAGGCCCTGGGGCGGTGAAGGCACGTCCCTGCCCGCACATCATACCTGGTTCTTCCACTTGCAACGGATCTGCAACCACTGCACCTATCCCGGCTGCCTGGCTGCTTGTCCACGCCAGGCCATCTACAAGCGGCCCGAAGATGGTGTCGTGTTGATTGATCAGGGAAGATGTCGGGGCTATCGCAAGTGCGTCGAGGCTTGCCCCTACAAGAAATCCATCTACCGGGGCACGACCCGGACGTCAGAGAAGTGCATCGCCTGTTTCCCTCGGCTCGAAGGGAAGGACTCCATGATCACTCCCGACGGCGCGCCTATTGAGACTCGATGCATGGCCGCCTGCGTGGGGAAAATCAGGATGCAGGGCCTAGTCAGGATCGCTGAAGACGGGACCTGGAAGAAGGATCCTGAGAATCCTATCTACTACATGGTGAAAGAAGAGA encodes:
- a CDS encoding DUF420 domain-containing protein, with protein sequence MIASSPPHEAWYGILPHLNASLNATSALLLTAGYLFIRRKRVTAHKICMVSALAVASLFLISYLTYHYHVGSVRFTGEGWIRPVYFSILISHTVLAVSIIPLALITLRRALKGRFDKHVRIARWTLPLWLYVSVTGVIVYIMLYHLYRA
- a CDS encoding ABC transporter permease; the protein is MEESGSSFLLPLGTLWWRELLRFYRQRSRVIGVVGSPLVFWLLIGSGLGTSFRAPSTADASSRGILASGQAGGIGYLEYFFPGTLVLILLFTSIFCMMSVIEDRREGFLLSVLVAPISRSTLVLGKVLGGTTLAVLQAIVFLLLAPVVGISLYPLQILFLVAILFLIALGLTGLGFVVAWRMDSVQGFHAIVNLFLIPMWLLSGALFPASGAFGWVRWIMKANPLTYGTAALRQVLYLPVQAAEGGVSSLALSLGVTALFGVFMIGIAFRVARQRAI
- a CDS encoding ethylbenzene dehydrogenase-related protein — protein: MKKNQYAVLSVIAVLIMGGAIIWWIWRGRKAAGEVSRGQVIYDEYCAVCHGVKGDGRGEGAYLLLPKPRNFRAGKFRLVSSQNLEPTREDLFRTITRGMPDTPMPSWGDLSESDRWDVVDYILKLNREGWVEIAMRSGDTRKAAEKYAAEMVQPGDPIPIPPEPPVTREGLEQGRKYYKTACAQCHGANGEGKRDPTWRTAEGFSTWSRNFKRGVFKGGREGKQLYLRFSAGVPGTPMPSSKLPGEQVWQVVHYVQSLSDPAAQERAQIRAQEIEVRRLQRLPSDPDDGVWATVAEVRVPLMPLWWHDGHVDAVRVKAVHDGHRLAFLFEWNDSTQNVEGIRQRSFPDGAAVQLTANASPPLFAMGAPGKAVNIWHWKALWDEDRKNFQDVGTIFPRMAADGYYGSQKGWQSEPMQDTTFRPADAAHNLIASPHRTSVVENGNAVGLGTFASRAAEKQNVQGVSRWKDGVWRLELLRNIQASGAEDIPLRPGQRVSVAFAIWDGSAGDRNGQKSVSIWNTLTLK
- a CDS encoding molybdopterin-dependent oxidoreductase, with amino-acid sequence MDSIGNRKSQIGIGSTAPAGDSDANLNRRQTSRRDFLKGLGAAGATAALALWSLESCTRGPGLEAIKNPLSYYPNRDWEKIYRDQYRFDRTFTWVCAPNDTHMCRIRSFVRNGVIIRSEQNYDYQNYTDLYGNRAFIGWNPRGCLKGYTFHRRVYGPYRLKGPVIRKGWKEWADNGFPSLSDHPELRRKYRFDDRGNDTFVRVSWDEAARYAAMGLKAIAETYSGDAGGERFKKDGYLQEMLEHWHGAGTRTMKIGSSLPVHGIVGKFGLFRFGNMMALLDHHVRGVPPERAQGAREWTEYTWRGDQAPGQPFVHGLQTSDCDLNDMRHTRLHIQVGKNMIENKMPDSHWMTEVIERGGKIVNIAPEYNCPATKSNYWIPVRPGLSDTAIFLYLAKYLIEQELYDADFVRRFTDFPVLVRTDTLKHLKPEDVFENYQMPDISDGPSYRIQGLTDEQRRRVGDFVVYDEKSGTPKAITRDDVGDRLKEKAIVPALDWKGTITTTDGKKVEVMTTLSLYRIHLQDYDLDTVAEITESDKKLIQQLAHDVATIKPAAIHHGEGINHYFHATLHNRAVHLPLMLTGNIGKHGAGVYTWAGNYKGAVFQGSPWSGPGASAYVAEDPFNPVLDPKARITHEHIRHTMRGEEVGYWGAGDRPLIVDTPKGRKVFTGKTHMPTPTKLIWYNNANLLNQAKWIYHLINSVNPKVDMIVDQQIEWTGSAEYADLVLPVNSWIEAQTLEAGSSCSNPFLQLWGGKRYRATRAIAPLYDSVDDGMVFAKVAEKLTELTGDKRFGDHWHFVLSGETEVYLDRVFASSTTTRTKDGRKYTAKEILEGAYGNEPGSVLMLYRTYPRVPFFEQVHDSLPFYTDTGRMNSYCDIPEAIEYGENFIVHREGPEATPYLPNVIVSSNPYIRPQDYGISLRAMDADLRQIRNVKMPWRRVKQTKNPLWERGFRLFCSTPKSRHSVHSSWSVVDWNWIWSDNFGDPFRKDKRAPGVADRQIQINPLTAKELGIEDGDYVYVDANPTDRPFVGWQKNPVRYRAFRCMVRVKYNPGLPRNFTIMKHTGWMATERTVRAHESRPDGRALAEDTGYQASYRYGSHQSITRAWMMPMHQTDNLFHKQTGAMAFVFGFAIDNHAINSVPKETLIRITKAQDGGLGGKGIWTPATTGFSPGNESADGQQYLQGGFIRVKS
- a CDS encoding 4Fe-4S dicluster domain-containing protein, with the translated sequence MPKVYNWQLGREMLYPYEKSHPNRQFAFVFNINRCIGCQTCTMACKSTWTFSRGQEHMWWNNVETKPYGGYPHFWDQKILALLERVNPGGQVWNVGKKNGEQAPYGVFEGKTIFEAISEEQNQEAETFQETSGRVLGYLPSDEEWDAPNIYEDTARRPENQHRPWGGEGTSLPAHHTWFFHLQRICNHCTYPGCLAACPRQAIYKRPEDGVVLIDQGRCRGYRKCVEACPYKKSIYRGTTRTSEKCIACFPRLEGKDSMITPDGAPIETRCMAACVGKIRMQGLVRIAEDGTWKKDPENPIYYMVKEEKIALPLYPQFGTEPNGFYIPPRWVPRNYLIQMFGPGVEHAVEAYVCPSRRMLGLLQLFRVSQRIIFRFKLIEGEKISETEVTLPSGERRTLEIFNDTVVGYDANDREIVRLTVEEPVYERAKEHYNSI